The genomic segment TGCGAAACTGTCCACCTGCACCGAGTGGTCGATGACCAGATCAACCGGAACGAGCGGATTGATCTTCTTCGGGTCGCCGCCCAGCCGCACCACCGCGGCACGCATCGCCGCAAGATCGACAATGGCCGGCACACCGGTGAAGTCCTGAAGCACGACCCGCGCCGGCATGAAGGGCAGTTCGAGCGGTTCGGGCTTGGCGGCGTTCCACGTTGCCAGCCCGGTGACATGGTGCTCCTCAACGATTCCGTTGCCGCAGTGCCGAAGCGCGTTCTCCAGAAGGATGCGAATGCTGACGGGCAGGCGATCCAGCCCGGAGAAGCCTTGCGCGGCGAGGTTGGGCAGGCTGGCGATCGTCCATTCGCCGGAGTTTGACTTCAGAATTGTGCGAGCGGATTGTGCGTCGAAGGCCATAACGTGATGCCACCTTTCAAGAGGTCAACCGCAAAACGCAAACCGAGCCAACGCCGAACAGCGGCGGCGTCCGCGGCGAATGGAGGATTATACCGTTTGCGTCGGATTGGCCAGTACCGGCAGAGCGAGGGTGGGCTGGTTGGACAAATCAGCCGCTCGTGTGCGACGTGACAGCGCCCGATTCCCCAGTTGCCCGCAGGCGGCCATGAAGTCGCGGCCCTTGGTGATGCGGCGTTTACAGAATTGACCCTCCTCTTGCAGCGTCGAGAGAAACCGTACGACCTGCTCCTCGGTCGGAGCGGGCCAGGGTGAATCCAGTCGCGGGTTGTAGGGAATTACGTTCACGCAGCACTTCACGGGACGAAGAAACTCCGCCAGCTCGCGCGCATGCTTCGGTGCATCGTTCACGCCGGGGATCAGGACATACTCGATCATGAAAAACTGGCACGAACGCAACGGGTAGGCCAGCAACGCGTCGCGCAGCGCCGCCATCGGCTCGGCGCGATTGATCGGCATGATCCGCGAGCGAATCTCGTCATTGGGCGCATTCAGCGACACGGCGAGATTGATCCGCCGCCAACCCAGCGCAGCCATCCGGCGAATCCCGTCCATTCGGCCAACGGTCGAGATCGTGATGCGCCCCATTCCCATCGACAGGCCCATCGGGTCTGTCAGGACCCGCACCGCCTGAACGACGTTCTCGAAGTTGTCCATCGGCTCGCCCATGCCCATGAACACGACGTTGCGAACGTCGGCGCCGAATTCGTGCCGCGCGGCGACGACCTGGCCGACGATCTCCGCCGCGCTCAAATCGGCCAGCCGCCCCAGTTGCGCCGTTTCGCAAAACGTGCAACCCATTGCGCAACCGACCTGCGACGAGACGCAAAGGGTGGTCCAGCGCGATCCGCCACGCCACATGGGAAGGATGACGCTTTCGATTTCAAGGCCGTCGGGGCGGCGCTGCGCGAACTTCGTGACGCCGCGGTCCTGCACGCGCCGAGAAATCGGCAGCGGCGCGGGACCGGCCAGTGCCGCGCGATAGTGCTCGCGCAGCTTGTGGCGCGATGTGTCGTGCGTCCCTTGAAGCAATTCAAGAAACGTCCAGCCTAGCATCCGTTCGACACCGACGGTCATGCAGGCATTGTACCGCGTGATTCGCAACGAGCGGAACGAGGCGAGTATAGCGGCGGCGCGGGGCCGGCTTTGTCGCCGTCACGGCGGGACAATCCCTTCGCGAACCGCGAACCGAATCAACTCGGCCTTGGAGTGGATGTCGAGCTTTCGCATGGCGTTGGTGATGTGATGCTCGACGGTCTTTTTGGCGATCTTGATCATGTCGGCGATTTCTTTCTGGGCCAGACCGCGCGCGTAGTAGGCCACCATCTCGCGTTCGCGGCGGGTCAGAGTGGCCGCGCGGGAGCGGCTCGCGGCGGAGAGCGAAGCCGCGTGCCCGTCGATGACGATGCGCGAGCGAACCTGTTCGGAGAAGAACGCGCCGCCGGCGGCGACTTCGCGAATGGCCTGAATGATGCGCTCCGGCGATTCGAACTTCGTCACGTAGCCGCGGGCCTGCACCTCCAGCGCCCGATCGATGAAATGATCGGTGACGAACGCGCTTAAAAAGATCAGTTGAGTCATCGGGCATTCCGCGCGGATGATGTGCGCCGCTTCAAAACACTGCAAGCCTGCCATGTCGATGTCCATCAGCACGATGTCCGGCTGACGCTCTCGAATCAGGGGGAGCGCTGCTCCGGCAGACGCGGCGGTTCCGACCACATCGAAGCTCCCCTCGGCCTGCAACATGGACGCGAGCGGTTCGCGCATCATGGCGTGGTCATCAACAAGAATAACGGCGGTCTTTTTCTTAAGCAGCATGATCTCGGCCCCGGATCATTTCATCACCCTCTGTAGTAAATCGACAAATTCAGACATCTGGAACGGCTTGCGGAGCAACCACCTGCCATGGCCCTCCGGCGACGCCACCTCGGCGCGCCCCGTCATGCGAATCACCGGCAGGTTTGGGTACACCGCTCGCAGGTCTTCTATGACATGATCTCCGTCTCGCTGTGGCAGATCCAAGTCCACGACGGCTCCCAGCAGCCGCGTCACTCCCGGTTGTGCGACCCGAAGCGCCTCCTCACCATCCCCCGCGGGAATCGCCTCATACCCAGCCGCTCGTATCGCCGACACGATGATTGACCTTACAAACGAGTTGTCTTCGACAACCAATACGGTGTCGCTGTCCCTGCCAATGTGCACTGGCGCGGCGACAGGATTGAACCTGGGCCGTGGAGCGGGAGCGCATGCCGGCAGCGTGATGTAGACGCTCGTACCCCGGCCCGAGGTTGATTCTATATGAATTCGCCCATTGTGGGAATGGACTATGCTCTGGACCGATGGGAGGCCCAGGCCGGTCCCCTCGCCACGGGATTTGGTGGTGAAAAACGGCTCAAAAGCCCGGGAGAGCACTTCTGGTGACATTCCGACGCCTGTATCCGTGACGACGAGCTGCAATTCACCCGACTCCTCCCCCGCTTCAGGGTGCGAGTTGTGCTGTTTTGTCAGCTTGATTTGAAGGGTTCCGCCGTTGGGCATTGCGTCGCGCGCGTTGATTCCCAGGTTCATCACCGCCTGCTGTAGCAGCGTTTCATCCGCGACGGTCCATGCCGCTTCGGTCGGAGGCATGTCAACGTGCACCGTGATATGGGGCTCCAGGAGCCGCTTGAGCAAGCGAATCGTCGGCGCCAGCGCTGCCGCAAGATCGACCGGTTTAAAGTCGGCCAGGGTGCGATGAGCGAAGTTCAGGAGCGTGCCGGTGACACCGCGGGCCTGAAGCGCGGCATCTTCAATCGCATTGATGTACGGCGTCGCCGCGTGGGTTTCGTCGAGCGTTTTCCTGGCCAGCGCCGTGTTCAGAAGAATGCCAGTCAGCAAATTGCTGAAATCATGCGACACATTGCTTGTGAGCCTGCCGATCGTCTCGATGCGCTGGACGTGGCGCAGCTGCGCCTCCAGGCGAGCCTTCTCCTGCTCGGCCAGCCGTTTCTCGGTCACGTCGCGCACGACCGCGATCGAGCCGATGCGCGTGCCGGATTTGTCCAGCACGGCCACCAACGACACGTCTCCCAGCACGGCGTGTCCGTCCTTGTGCAGGTGGCACACTTCCCCGTTCCACCGGTGGCGCGTGTCCAACGCATGTCGGATTCTCGGCATCAGGGCTTGCGCGGTTTCGGCGCTGAGCAGCATCGAGATCGGTTGACCGATCAACTCGTTGCGCGCGTAGCCGAACATCCGCTCGCAGGCGGGGTTGACATCGGTGATGCGACGTTCGATGTCGATCATCAGGAGCGCGTCGGCGATCGTGTCGAAGGCGATCGCTTGGCGACGCAAGGTCTCCTCGGTACGCTTCAATAGCGAAATATCGGTGGAGATGCCGCACGTGGCGTAGGGCTTGCCGTCCGCATCGAACAGCGGAAACTTCACGGATATATAATCGTGCACGCCGTCGTCGTGCAGGGCCTGCTCTTCAATCGTGATCGCCTCGCCGGCACGAAGCGCCGCCTGGTCGTTCGCGCGAAAGCGCTCGGCGAACTCCGGCGGAAAGACGTCGTAATCCGTTCGGCCGATGATGGCCTGTCGTGAGACGTTGAATAGCTTTTCGTAGTACGAATTGATCAGCAGGTAGCGGCCTTCCAGGTCTTTGACGTAGATGACCGCCGTCGCATTGTCGAGAATGTCCTGGAGCTGACGCGTGGCGCGCTGCTGGGCAATTTCCGCTTCTTTGCGATCGGTGATGTTCTCGGCGATGCCAGCGATGCGAACGACGCGACCATGCTCATCCCGGATCGGGAAGCCGCGATCCATGATCCAGCGCGTCTTGCCGTCCGCCGTGATGATCCGATACTCGATCGCGCTCTCGACCGGCTTTCGCTGCTCCGAAAGGAATGCCGCCACAACGCGATCGCGGTCTTCCGGGTGAATGCGATAGGTCCAGGATTTCGGGTCGTTGTACAGCACGTCTTCCGAATCACCCCAGATCGCTTCATGGGCTGGGCTGACATACAGAATGCGCCCCGTCTCGCAATCGCGAAGCCAGAACACATCGCGGATGTTCTCCGTCAATTGACGGAAAATCTGCTCGCTCTCCCGAAGGGCACGCTGGTGACGCCGACGCTTTTTCCCCTGGATCGCAATGATGATCAGCGAAACGGCGGCCAGACCGCCGAACGGCCCGAGGAACTCCACACGGCGATAAAACGGGCCCTCGACGGTGAACGCGATTTCCTGCAAGGCCGACAACTGACCCGTTAGCAGGCCGTGCGCCTGCACTTGCAGCCGATGGCGCCCGGGAAGTAGATCGGTGAGCTTGGCCTCTTTCAAACGGGACCACGGCGTCCAAGGCTCGTCATTCAAGCGATAGCGTGTCTCCACGTTTTCCGGGTGAACTTGTGTCCGATGCGTTTGCGCACGCCAACGTAACAGGGCGACCTGGTGATCCACGATCGGCTCATGGATACGAACCTGCGGCGGCGGGCCTCGCAACGCTTCAAGTTGCAGGCGAGCAAGTCCCGCCCCGAGCATTCCCACCAGCGCTTCGCTCGGCGTCACCGCGATGGACCAAACCTGCGCCGCCGGCAGGCCTTCCGCAAGGCCGAACGTGCTCCATGTCCCGTCCTGATACCGACAGATCGCGCCGTCCTTCGCGACCCACAAGGCCCCGTCGGGCGCGACGGCGAGGTCGCTGACAAAATGGCGATCCTGATCGTTGATCTGTTCCACGTATTGCACGCGATCGTCGACATCGACAAATCCCAGGCCTGATTGCTTCTCATGACCGATCCACGCACGACCGTCCGGCGTCACGGCCACGGTATAGACTCGAAGGTCAACCAGGCCCTCTGCGTGGCGCCACCAGGTCCACGTCTCTCCGCGCCGCCGCGCCAGACCCATCGCCGTGGCGAACCACATGGTGCCGTCGGGGCCTTCACAGGCATCGTAGACCCGCCCCAGCGAGCGGCCGTCCTCACAGACCATCGGTTCGAAACGATCGCCGGTGAATAGGAAAACACCGGGGTCGTCGTTGGCGTCAAACCGATATGACGCATGCACCGCAAGAAACAAAGCCTGGCCATTTCGATTAACGTAGATATTATGGACGCGTGACGCAGGCAATCCCTTGCTTGGTCCGAAGTGTCGCCAGGTGTTTCCATCAAAACGCCACGCGCCATCGAAACTCGCTCCACTG from the Planctomycetia bacterium genome contains:
- a CDS encoding PAS domain S-box protein; protein product: MLARLDDAWRWAVFTVEDGLPSNSIEHVIESGDGTHWVATTRGLAWYDGFWWQPVLLPGVAPQERITHVVPGPRDEIFAVCRYALYCGGRNGFRRVPVELDGKPGAVIDVAPLPGDDDFLVQMSFNTPADQLVRRRAGKFQRIELPPEENPVVSFKLWPFPGGRVFLSTPHRLYRWNGNGWDRFFTLAADHANLLKLAENAGGTGILQYADLHSNLSTWTWQPGEAPRDISRQVNEYLQAVDVTDSGDLIAAFQSGVIRAGPAAGPWRVIPGLRSPRAARALCWSPQSGIWVGSENGLLYFRANPQRWKSWQAPVADGRNRVHLVLPRRDGTTWLGTADGIVILASDGSVTSLPEIEGTRLGLITAIAEDGAGHVWIGSGASFDGAWRFDGNTWRHFGPSKGLPASRVHNIYVNRNGQALFLAVHASYRFDANDDPGVFLFTGDRFEPMVCEDGRSLGRVYDACEGPDGTMWFATAMGLARRRGETWTWWRHAEGLVDLRVYTVAVTPDGRAWIGHEKQSGLGFVDVDDRVQYVEQINDQDRHFVSDLAVAPDGALWVAKDGAICRYQDGTWSTFGLAEGLPAAQVWSIAVTPSEALVGMLGAGLARLQLEALRGPPPQVRIHEPIVDHQVALLRWRAQTHRTQVHPENVETRYRLNDEPWTPWSRLKEAKLTDLLPGRHRLQVQAHGLLTGQLSALQEIAFTVEGPFYRRVEFLGPFGGLAAVSLIIIAIQGKKRRRHQRALRESEQIFRQLTENIRDVFWLRDCETGRILYVSPAHEAIWGDSEDVLYNDPKSWTYRIHPEDRDRVVAAFLSEQRKPVESAIEYRIITADGKTRWIMDRGFPIRDEHGRVVRIAGIAENITDRKEAEIAQQRATRQLQDILDNATAVIYVKDLEGRYLLINSYYEKLFNVSRQAIIGRTDYDVFPPEFAERFRANDQAALRAGEAITIEEQALHDDGVHDYISVKFPLFDADGKPYATCGISTDISLLKRTEETLRRQAIAFDTIADALLMIDIERRITDVNPACERMFGYARNELIGQPISMLLSAETAQALMPRIRHALDTRHRWNGEVCHLHKDGHAVLGDVSLVAVLDKSGTRIGSIAVVRDVTEKRLAEQEKARLEAQLRHVQRIETIGRLTSNVSHDFSNLLTGILLNTALARKTLDETHAATPYINAIEDAALQARGVTGTLLNFAHRTLADFKPVDLAAALAPTIRLLKRLLEPHITVHVDMPPTEAAWTVADETLLQQAVMNLGINARDAMPNGGTLQIKLTKQHNSHPEAGEESGELQLVVTDTGVGMSPEVLSRAFEPFFTTKSRGEGTGLGLPSVQSIVHSHNGRIHIESTSGRGTSVYITLPACAPAPRPRFNPVAAPVHIGRDSDTVLVVEDNSFVRSIIVSAIRAAGYEAIPAGDGEEALRVAQPGVTRLLGAVVDLDLPQRDGDHVIEDLRAVYPNLPVIRMTGRAEVASPEGHGRWLLRKPFQMSEFVDLLQRVMK
- a CDS encoding 23S rRNA (adenine(2503)-C(2))-methyltransferase RlmN, whose amino-acid sequence is MTVGVERMLGWTFLELLQGTHDTSRHKLREHYRAALAGPAPLPISRRVQDRGVTKFAQRRPDGLEIESVILPMWRGGSRWTTLCVSSQVGCAMGCTFCETAQLGRLADLSAAEIVGQVVAARHEFGADVRNVVFMGMGEPMDNFENVVQAVRVLTDPMGLSMGMGRITISTVGRMDGIRRMAALGWRRINLAVSLNAPNDEIRSRIMPINRAEPMAALRDALLAYPLRSCQFFMIEYVLIPGVNDAPKHARELAEFLRPVKCCVNVIPYNPRLDSPWPAPTEEQVVRFLSTLQEEGQFCKRRITKGRDFMAACGQLGNRALSRRTRAADLSNQPTLALPVLANPTQTV
- a CDS encoding response regulator transcription factor, translated to MLLKKKTAVILVDDHAMMREPLASMLQAEGSFDVVGTAASAGAALPLIRERQPDIVLMDIDMAGLQCFEAAHIIRAECPMTQLIFLSAFVTDHFIDRALEVQARGYVTKFESPERIIQAIREVAAGGAFFSEQVRSRIVIDGHAASLSAASRSRAATLTRREREMVAYYARGLAQKEIADMIKIAKKTVEHHITNAMRKLDIHSKAELIRFAVREGIVPP